In Fretibacterium sp. OH1220_COT-178, one genomic interval encodes:
- a CDS encoding NCS2 family permease: MGFVDRYFKLSERGSNFRTELVAGVTTFMTMSYILIVHPTFMSVGAGMDKTACVVAVAFVCGLVTLAMGLYANLPFALAPGMGGNAFFAFTLVKGGIVPWQVGMGMVFISGAVFILLTVFGVREVVVRLMPRSIKLAIGAAVGIFIAQLGLKSAGILVIDKSLRFGNLHDAKTLLSIIGLFVTAGFIIFRVRGALLWGIVLTSIIGIPMGITKVPSTLLSTPASIEPIFLKLDILGALKWTYIPFMFTFFVGDFFSTLGTVLGVGGKAGLLDENGDMPDIGKPFLVDAIGTLVGSLFGLTTVTTFVESASGVEEGGRTGLTAVVTAVCFFLMLLLVPLASCVPEQATAPVLVIIGLMMMPAVQNIDFNDFTESFPAFMTILMAAYLGLANGISSGILCYTAAKVLAGRGRELHWGTYVLCVPIIGYFLNL; this comes from the coding sequence GTGGGCTTTGTCGATCGGTACTTCAAGCTTTCCGAGCGGGGCAGCAACTTCAGGACGGAGCTGGTGGCGGGGGTGACCACCTTCATGACCATGTCCTACATCCTGATCGTCCACCCGACCTTCATGTCGGTGGGGGCGGGGATGGACAAGACGGCCTGCGTCGTGGCGGTAGCCTTCGTCTGCGGGCTGGTGACGCTGGCCATGGGGCTCTACGCCAACCTGCCCTTCGCCCTGGCGCCGGGCATGGGCGGCAACGCGTTCTTCGCTTTCACGCTGGTGAAGGGCGGCATCGTCCCCTGGCAGGTGGGGATGGGAATGGTCTTCATCTCCGGCGCGGTGTTCATCCTCCTGACGGTGTTCGGGGTCCGGGAGGTCGTCGTCCGGCTCATGCCGCGGTCGATCAAGCTGGCGATCGGCGCGGCGGTCGGCATCTTCATCGCGCAGCTGGGCCTGAAGAGCGCGGGCATCCTGGTCATCGACAAGAGCCTGAGGTTCGGAAACCTGCACGACGCCAAGACGCTGCTCTCGATCATCGGGCTCTTCGTCACGGCCGGCTTCATCATCTTCCGGGTCCGGGGCGCGCTGCTGTGGGGCATCGTCCTGACCTCCATCATCGGCATTCCCATGGGCATCACCAAGGTGCCGTCGACCCTCCTGTCCACCCCCGCCTCCATCGAGCCCATCTTCCTGAAGCTCGACATCCTGGGTGCGCTCAAGTGGACCTATATCCCGTTCATGTTCACGTTCTTCGTGGGCGACTTCTTCTCGACGCTCGGCACGGTCCTGGGCGTGGGGGGCAAGGCGGGGCTGCTGGACGAGAACGGCGACATGCCGGACATCGGCAAGCCGTTTCTGGTGGACGCCATCGGCACGCTCGTCGGCTCGCTGTTCGGCCTGACGACGGTCACGACGTTCGTGGAGTCCGCCTCGGGCGTCGAGGAGGGCGGCAGGACGGGGCTCACCGCTGTCGTCACGGCCGTGTGCTTCTTCCTCATGCTGCTGCTCGTTCCCCTGGCCTCCTGCGTTCCGGAGCAGGCCACCGCTCCCGTGCTGGTGATCATCGGCCTGATGATGATGCCGGCGGTGCAGAACATCGACTTCAACGACTTTACGGAGTCGTTCCCCGCGTTCATGACCATCCTGATGGCGGCCTACCTGGGGCTGGCCAACGGGATCAGCTCGGGCATCCTGTGCTACACCGCGGCCAAGGTCCTGGCGGGGCGCGGGCGCGAGCTGCACTGGGGCACCTACGTCCTGTGCGTCCCGATCATCGGGTACTTCCTGAACCTGTAG
- a CDS encoding adenine deaminase: MQLHPRDRARLVDAAMGRVPCDLAIRNVRLFNVLTWETYEAEVGIVDGFVACVSADPDGTGGRFPIEAAESFDGGGGLLIPGFIDSHLHIESSMLTPAHMAEAVLPQGTTTLITDPHEVANVGGVEAVEYMLEASEGLPMRQFVLVPSCVPAVPELGNAGASFGRDEVERLLDHPRVLGLAELMDYPGILANSARMRAIMDACERRGGFMQGHAPFLADRDLNAYAASGVRSDHETRTGREARDKLRLGMHVDMRESSMSLNAAAIAPAVKDFRNLSTLSLCTDDLEPEDILTTGHVSRVVARAVECGLSPEQAITCATLNAAREIGITNLGAVAPGFAADLQIVSDLARPRPSAVFAMGRLVARDGRMLAAVPRRSFPQEERNTVRLEIPSEEALRIPAEGTSARVRVVKYDSLNGSTTSFSMEDLPVEDGYLSLGGDRDLKFVAVLNRHGGGTRFVGVVRNFGTARGAYGATVSHDSHNLVVVYDRPSDALAVIRALKECGGGKIAAVDGAVVGRLELPIYGLISRLDADGLAREISGMKKILRSALGLEVPNPLMRIVSLALPVIPKAKFSDIGLVDVLAQKIVPLME, from the coding sequence ATGCAGCTGCATCCCCGGGACCGGGCGCGATTGGTGGACGCGGCGATGGGACGCGTGCCCTGCGACCTCGCCATCCGCAACGTGAGGCTGTTCAATGTTCTGACGTGGGAGACCTACGAGGCGGAGGTCGGGATCGTCGACGGGTTCGTGGCCTGTGTGTCCGCGGACCCCGACGGGACGGGCGGCCGCTTTCCCATCGAGGCGGCGGAGAGCTTCGACGGCGGGGGAGGGCTTTTGATCCCCGGCTTCATCGACAGCCATCTGCACATCGAGAGCAGCATGCTGACCCCGGCGCATATGGCCGAGGCCGTGCTGCCGCAGGGGACGACGACGCTCATCACGGACCCCCACGAGGTGGCGAACGTCGGGGGCGTCGAGGCAGTGGAGTACATGCTGGAGGCCAGCGAGGGCCTGCCGATGCGGCAGTTCGTGCTGGTCCCGTCCTGCGTCCCGGCCGTCCCCGAGCTGGGGAACGCGGGCGCGAGCTTCGGCCGGGACGAGGTGGAGCGGCTGCTGGACCATCCCCGGGTCCTGGGGCTGGCCGAGCTGATGGACTACCCCGGCATCCTCGCCAACAGCGCGCGGATGCGCGCGATCATGGACGCCTGCGAGCGGCGCGGGGGGTTCATGCAGGGGCACGCTCCGTTTCTCGCGGACCGGGATCTGAACGCCTACGCCGCGTCGGGCGTGCGCAGCGATCACGAGACGCGCACGGGGCGCGAGGCGCGCGACAAGCTGAGGCTCGGGATGCACGTCGACATGCGGGAGAGCTCCATGTCGCTGAACGCTGCGGCCATCGCCCCCGCGGTGAAGGACTTCCGCAACCTGTCGACCCTGTCGCTCTGCACGGACGACCTGGAGCCGGAGGACATCCTGACGACGGGGCACGTCAGCCGCGTCGTGGCGCGCGCCGTGGAGTGCGGACTGTCGCCGGAGCAGGCGATCACCTGTGCGACGCTGAACGCGGCGCGGGAGATCGGCATCACGAACCTCGGGGCCGTCGCTCCGGGTTTCGCCGCGGACCTTCAGATCGTGTCCGACCTGGCGCGCCCGCGCCCCTCGGCCGTCTTCGCGATGGGGCGTCTGGTGGCCAGGGACGGGCGGATGCTGGCCGCTGTCCCGAGGCGCAGCTTTCCGCAGGAGGAGCGCAACACGGTGCGGCTGGAGATCCCCTCCGAGGAGGCGCTTCGGATCCCGGCGGAGGGGACGTCGGCCCGAGTGCGGGTGGTGAAGTACGACTCCCTGAACGGCTCGACGACCTCCTTCTCCATGGAGGACCTGCCTGTGGAGGACGGGTACCTGAGCCTGGGCGGGGACCGGGACCTCAAGTTCGTCGCGGTCCTGAACCGCCACGGCGGGGGGACGCGGTTCGTCGGGGTCGTGCGCAATTTCGGAACGGCGCGGGGCGCCTACGGGGCCACGGTCTCGCACGACAGTCACAACCTGGTCGTGGTCTACGACCGGCCCTCCGACGCGCTGGCCGTGATCCGGGCCCTGAAAGAGTGCGGCGGGGGCAAGATCGCCGCGGTGGACGGGGCGGTGGTCGGCAGGCTGGAGCTCCCGATCTACGGCCTGATCTCCCGTCTGGATGCCGACGGGCTGGCCCGCGAGATATCGGGAATGAAAAAAA